Proteins encoded in a region of the Mycoplasma feriruminatoris genome:
- a CDS encoding Eco57I restriction-modification methylase domain-containing protein — protein MTNKELEHLIKVNKLDNLNNLIEFINNNKKDICFSSLVRIIESANSFKEQHAAFFTPAILLNHIYSVLPEINKKEINVLEPSAGAGSFLNLIFKKYEQIEKINLYVVDINSNNIEILKLLFNKDNVPNNVEIHFINSDYLTTDFNIKFDLIIGNPPFGKLSSTELKKYTQHNSYSQTLTNVVGLFLEKSINNSDNVSFIVPKNFLSIKEFSQTRLKLKDLISSIIDFNEMGFKDILIETINLTTCITKQNKVLIKSIVKNIEIYQDRNYIFDDKLPYWVIYRNHFFDDVSSKLIFDVFSVFRDRQITNKYLENSSGVNKIRVLKSRNINDTGTEIVNLKDYDSYIDKSIAKNLAVFDYLDNDNVYLTPNMTYKPRLLKKQKGYITNGSIAILKNKSDYKITQKQLEYISSKEFRDFYTIARNYQTRSLNIDNLSVFWFGINKEI, from the coding sequence ATGACTAACAAAGAACTTGAACATTTAATTAAAGTAAATAAATTAGATAATCTTAATAATTTAATAGAGTTTATTAATAACAATAAAAAAGATATTTGTTTTTCTAGTTTAGTTAGAATTATTGAATCAGCAAATTCATTTAAAGAACAACACGCAGCTTTTTTTACACCTGCTATACTTTTAAATCATATTTATTCAGTATTACCTGAAATTAATAAAAAAGAAATAAATGTTTTAGAACCAAGTGCAGGAGCAGGTAGTTTTTTAAATTTGATCTTTAAAAAATATGAGCAAATTGAAAAAATAAACCTTTATGTTGTTGATATTAATTCAAATAATATTGAAATTTTAAAATTACTATTTAACAAAGATAATGTTCCAAATAATGTAGAAATACACTTTATTAATAGTGATTATTTAACTACAGATTTTAATATCAAATTTGATTTAATTATTGGTAATCCACCTTTTGGTAAACTAAGCTCAACTGAATTAAAAAAATATACTCAACATAATTCATATAGCCAAACACTAACAAATGTAGTTGGTTTATTTTTAGAAAAATCAATAAATAATTCTGATAATGTTTCTTTTATAGTTCCTAAAAACTTTTTAAGTATTAAAGAATTTAGTCAAACACGCTTGAAATTAAAAGATTTAATTAGTTCAATTATAGATTTTAATGAAATGGGCTTTAAAGATATTTTAATTGAAACAATTAATTTAACTACTTGTATAACTAAACAAAATAAAGTACTTATCAAATCAATAGTTAAAAACATTGAAATATATCAAGATAGAAATTATATTTTTGATGATAAGTTACCTTATTGAGTAATTTATAGAAATCACTTTTTTGATGATGTATCTAGTAAATTAATTTTTGATGTTTTTAGTGTTTTTAGAGATCGCCAGATTACTAATAAATATCTAGAAAACTCTAGTGGTGTAAATAAAATTAGAGTCTTAAAATCAAGAAATATAAATGATACTGGAACAGAGATTGTTAATTTAAAAGATTATGATAGTTATATAGATAAAAGCATTGCAAAAAATCTAGCTGTATTTGATTATTTAGATAATGATAATGTGTATTTAACACCTAATATGACTTATAAACCTAGATTATTAAAAAAACAAAAAGGTTATATTACTAATGGTTCTATTGCTATATTAAAAAATAAATCTGATTATAAAATAACTCAAAAGCAATTAGAATATATTTCAAGTAAAGAGTTTAGAGATTTTTATACAATAGCTAGAAATTACCAAACACGTTCATTAAACATTGATAATCTAAGTGTTTTTTGATTTGGAATTAATAAGGAAATTTAA
- a CDS encoding PTS fructose transporter subunit IIABC, whose translation MQIKELFNQNTSFFKQEFKTKTQIIDFLASKLKEEKIISKKTVFLNAIKTRENQESTAIGNNVAIPHALNSVVLKPTICFMSLKTPIKWNSNDNQLVDLIFMIATNDSDTNDHMDAIAGLSSKLLDDNVLEQLKQIDNFDQLIELFSDDDMKKEINKENKEEQKEENKYFDVVGITACPTGIAHTYLTSDKLVEYAKSLNLSVKIETQGRRGIENRLTEDEIKNAKVIILAHDKAIEGMSRFNNCKVIDTSTKDAIYNGKELISNFENHPKLKEIKNVKNDDSNIGELSLKKFKDFKGNLLGGVSRMLPFVVAGGIVLGIAFLLDFILGNGNAKGDFGTVNQVSGWFAAAGKTAMMMMVPILGGYIAYAIVGPQGLMPGVVAGLLADNTSSFAYGTVGSWSGLWTKILPKDLPTSSGFIGAMVGGYLAALIVFGLTKGMQKFKKPFHGVRDIVFIPILSLLGIAITMFVLNIPLGYLLYGIKLGLTYMAKNNLLIILGAIIGFMMCVDMGGPINKIAYVLGTASVSGAFGHEPIFTNIMAASMAGGMIPPLGIALCTVLFKKVWTSKERDAAKANWLMGSFFISEGAIPFMVTDPKHISVSALSGGFVTGLLVGAFKITLPAPHGGIFVFPLLNSELFSQASVAKGMGIALFVLAILIGTIVMSLILGFWKKYDIKKGHLQLVEA comes from the coding sequence ATGCAAATAAAAGAATTGTTTAATCAAAATACTTCTTTTTTTAAACAAGAATTTAAAACTAAAACACAAATAATTGATTTTTTAGCTTCTAAATTAAAAGAAGAAAAGATTATTAGTAAAAAGACTGTGTTTTTAAATGCAATTAAAACAAGAGAAAATCAAGAATCAACTGCTATTGGTAATAATGTAGCTATACCTCATGCTTTAAACTCAGTAGTTTTAAAACCAACAATTTGTTTTATGAGTTTAAAAACTCCGATTAAATGAAATTCTAATGATAACCAATTAGTTGATTTAATTTTTATGATTGCTACAAATGATAGTGATACTAATGATCATATGGATGCTATTGCTGGTCTTTCTTCTAAACTATTAGATGATAATGTATTAGAACAATTAAAACAAATAGATAATTTTGATCAATTAATTGAACTTTTTTCAGATGATGATATGAAAAAAGAAATAAACAAAGAAAATAAAGAAGAACAAAAAGAAGAAAACAAGTATTTTGATGTAGTTGGAATAACTGCTTGTCCTACAGGAATAGCTCATACATATTTAACTAGTGATAAGTTAGTAGAATATGCTAAGAGTTTAAATTTAAGTGTTAAGATCGAAACTCAAGGAAGAAGAGGAATCGAAAACCGCTTAACTGAAGATGAAATTAAAAATGCTAAAGTTATTATTCTTGCTCACGATAAAGCCATTGAAGGAATGTCAAGATTTAATAATTGTAAAGTTATTGACACAAGCACAAAAGATGCTATTTATAATGGAAAAGAATTAATTTCAAACTTTGAAAATCATCCAAAACTAAAAGAAATCAAAAATGTTAAAAATGATGATTCAAATATTGGAGAATTAAGTTTAAAGAAATTTAAAGATTTTAAAGGTAACTTATTAGGTGGAGTTTCTAGAATGCTACCTTTTGTTGTTGCTGGTGGTATAGTTTTAGGGATCGCATTTTTATTAGACTTTATTTTAGGTAATGGAAATGCTAAAGGAGATTTTGGAACAGTTAATCAAGTTTCAGGTTGATTTGCAGCAGCTGGAAAAACTGCAATGATGATGATGGTTCCAATACTTGGTGGATATATTGCTTATGCAATTGTAGGACCACAAGGTTTAATGCCTGGGGTTGTTGCTGGTTTATTAGCGGATAACACTAGTAGTTTTGCTTATGGAACAGTTGGTTCTTGAAGTGGGTTATGAACAAAAATTTTACCTAAAGATTTACCAACTAGCTCAGGGTTTATTGGTGCAATGGTTGGTGGTTATTTGGCAGCTCTTATTGTTTTTGGTCTAACAAAAGGTATGCAAAAATTTAAAAAGCCATTTCATGGTGTAAGAGATATAGTATTTATTCCAATTTTATCTTTATTAGGAATTGCTATAACTATGTTTGTGTTAAATATACCATTAGGATACTTATTATATGGTATTAAATTAGGACTAACTTATATGGCTAAAAATAATTTATTAATTATTTTAGGAGCTATTATTGGGTTTATGATGTGTGTTGATATGGGTGGTCCTATTAACAAGATTGCCTATGTTTTAGGAACAGCTTCAGTAAGTGGAGCATTTGGACATGAACCTATATTTACAAACATTATGGCAGCTTCAATGGCTGGAGGAATGATTCCACCATTAGGAATTGCTTTATGTACAGTTTTATTTAAAAAGGTTTGAACTTCAAAAGAACGTGATGCAGCTAAAGCAAACTGATTAATGGGTTCATTTTTCATAAGTGAAGGAGCAATACCATTTATGGTAACTGATCCTAAACATATTTCAGTTTCAGCTTTAAGTGGTGGTTTTGTAACTGGTTTGTTAGTTGGAGCATTTAAAATTACTTTACCAGCTCCTCATGGTGGTATATTTGTTTTTCCATTATTAAATTCTGAATTATTTAGCCAAGCTAGTGTTGCTAAAGGTATGGGAATCGCTTTATTTGTTCTTGCAATTTTAATAGGAACTATTGTAATGAGTTTAATATTAGGATTTTGAAAGAAATACGATATTAAAAAGGGTCATTTACAATTAGTTGAAGCTTAA
- a CDS encoding DeoR/GlpR family DNA-binding transcription regulator, producing the protein MIREQRYKEILKIIEKEEIISVDKLSTSLNIPLTSLRRYLKELEFRHKIIKTHGEVRSNKTSLIVEDYLDNKLIINVQAKQLIALKALKKIRPRTCIFLDSGSTAYYLAKILNPDLRLKIVTNSFLNVQELAQNDHKDIYLIGGKYDPVTSSILGYQAINDLKNYAFDASFIGINAIDDENNIYTTSDEHAQLKIQVIKNSNIAYGLVDKSKKHSRSFYKFASTSDLELIES; encoded by the coding sequence ATGATAAGAGAACAAAGATATAAAGAAATATTAAAAATAATAGAAAAAGAAGAAATAATTTCTGTAGATAAATTATCTACTAGTTTGAATATCCCCTTAACCTCTTTAAGAAGATATCTTAAAGAACTAGAGTTTAGACACAAAATTATTAAAACCCATGGTGAAGTAAGATCAAATAAAACTAGTTTGATTGTTGAAGATTATTTAGATAACAAGCTTATTATAAATGTTCAAGCTAAACAATTAATCGCTTTAAAAGCTTTAAAAAAAATTAGACCAAGAACTTGTATTTTTTTAGATTCTGGTTCAACTGCTTATTATTTAGCAAAAATTTTAAATCCAGATCTGCGTTTAAAAATTGTTACTAATTCATTTTTAAATGTTCAAGAATTAGCTCAAAATGATCATAAAGATATTTATTTAATTGGTGGCAAATATGATCCTGTTACTAGTTCTATTTTAGGTTATCAAGCTATTAATGATTTAAAAAATTATGCTTTTGATGCAAGTTTTATAGGAATTAATGCTATTGATGATGAAAATAATATTTATACAACTAGTGATGAACATGCTCAATTAAAAATTCAAGTAATTAAAAACTCAAATATAGCTTATGGATTAGTTGATAAATCTAAAAAACATTCTAGATCATTTTACAAATTTGCTTCAACTTCAGACTTAGAACTAATTGAAAGTTAA
- the coaE gene encoding dephospho-CoA kinase (Dephospho-CoA kinase (CoaE) performs the final step in coenzyme A biosynthesis.), which produces MIIGIYGKIGSGKTYISNKFVEFHPEFKIIDADVVSKKLLLDENIKSKLFEIDNNIIKENKVDKKYLRKKLFTNKKLKKQIDNLLWPLISEQIQLEISNNPNTSFIIEAALLFELNLTNLDLIVKVKSSFLKSLIRVLKRDKTSIRDILRIRRSQNKSIKRKKPDLVISKFYQLELYIQKNRLLS; this is translated from the coding sequence ATGATAATTGGTATTTATGGAAAAATTGGATCAGGAAAAACTTATATTTCAAATAAGTTTGTAGAATTTCATCCTGAATTTAAAATAATTGATGCTGATGTTGTTAGTAAAAAACTTTTATTAGATGAAAATATTAAATCTAAATTATTTGAAATTGATAATAACATCATAAAAGAAAACAAAGTTGATAAAAAGTATTTAAGAAAAAAACTCTTTACTAATAAAAAATTAAAAAAGCAAATAGATAATTTGTTATGACCACTAATTAGTGAACAAATACAACTTGAAATTTCAAACAACCCAAATACTAGCTTTATAATTGAAGCTGCTTTATTATTTGAATTAAATTTAACTAATTTAGATTTAATAGTTAAAGTTAAATCTAGTTTTTTAAAATCTTTAATTAGAGTTTTAAAAAGAGATAAAACTAGCATTAGAGATATTTTAAGAATTAGAAGAAGTCAAAATAAATCAATTAAAAGAAAAAAACCTGATCTAGTTATTAGCAAGTTTTACCAATTAGAATTATACATACAAAAAAATAGGTTACTTTCATAG
- a CDS encoding TlyA family RNA methyltransferase, which translates to MKQRLDEYIYKNNLTESRSKAKEHIVNKKDVYVNNINITKPSFLVDISDVVEIRSTKLEHVSRAYEKLEKAINKWKIDLTNKVCLDIGASTGGFTQCCLENNARLVYAVDVGTNQLHSLLLNNLKVINMSQYNFRNAQKQDFLENIDFVCCDVSFISVEKILIPLKDIVELNTTGVFLIKPQFESQPNQIKNGRINSKLDHKQAILKVISYANSNNFDVINLDYSPILGNKKQNIEYLAYIIKKENNYKIWNEDQIDKLVNIAWKELKK; encoded by the coding sequence ATGAAACAAAGATTAGATGAATATATCTATAAAAACAATTTAACTGAATCTAGAAGCAAAGCAAAAGAACATATAGTTAATAAAAAAGATGTTTATGTAAATAATATAAACATAACTAAACCTAGTTTTTTAGTAGATATTAGTGATGTTGTTGAGATTAGATCAACAAAATTAGAACATGTTTCAAGAGCTTATGAAAAACTAGAAAAAGCTATAAATAAATGAAAAATCGATTTAACTAATAAAGTTTGTTTAGATATTGGTGCTTCAACTGGTGGTTTTACTCAATGTTGTTTAGAAAATAACGCTAGATTAGTTTATGCAGTTGATGTTGGAACTAACCAATTACACTCATTACTTTTAAATAATTTAAAAGTAATTAATATGAGTCAATATAATTTTAGAAATGCTCAAAAACAAGACTTTTTAGAAAATATTGATTTTGTGTGTTGTGATGTTAGTTTTATATCAGTTGAAAAAATTCTAATACCTTTAAAAGATATAGTTGAATTAAATACAACTGGTGTGTTTTTAATAAAACCTCAATTTGAATCACAACCAAATCAAATTAAAAACGGTAGAATTAATTCTAAACTAGATCATAAACAAGCTATTTTAAAAGTAATTAGTTATGCTAATAGCAATAATTTTGATGTTATTAACTTAGATTATTCTCCAATTCTAGGAAACAAAAAACAAAATATTGAATATTTAGCATATATTATTAAAAAAGAAAACAATTATAAAATTTGAAATGAAGATCAAATTGATAAACTAGTAAATATAGCTTGAAAAGAATTAAAAAAATAG
- the xseB gene encoding exodeoxyribonuclease VII small subunit, which yields MSNQNKNYDQLISEIKEDTKKLSSNDISIEDAMQIFEQNIKKIKLAKELLTQYKGQVNKVIEDDELEEFKD from the coding sequence ATGAGCAATCAAAATAAAAACTATGATCAATTAATATCTGAAATTAAAGAAGATACTAAAAAATTATCAAGTAATGATATTTCAATTGAAGATGCTATGCAAATTTTTGAACAAAACATTAAAAAAATTAAACTAGCTAAAGAACTACTAACTCAATATAAAGGTCAAGTTAATAAAGTAATAGAAGATGATGAGTTAGAAGAATTTAAAGATTAA
- the xseA gene encoding exodeoxyribonuclease VII large subunit, producing the protein MEAILTVQQLNENLKSLIESQDNFKYIYVKGELSNLTFNKSGHIYFSIKDQNAAINCMMWKWNTSKIESLNLKDGVQIICYGRITYYIPTGRVSFEVSDIKIDGIGDLQKLYEQRYKQLEQAGWFDPSLKKPLPEFIKNVGIITADSGAAIKDIITTIKRRLPLINIYLFAAQVQGNQASSDIANKIKQANNFKIKLDALIVGRGGGSYEDLWAFNELDLLQAIKDSKIPIISAVGHEPDVTLSDYVADIRAATPTAAAELVSKNIDEIKNQLKNYYKTSNLLILNRLEKLKDKLTSVKSEQNKIINSHLNNQYLQLNQLSSHNPNLIQTKINGLIDNLDDKKHFVFQSIKKIIDINDKSINSYLNTNRQKISDYLKEQITDFNFMVSTFKGLINSIIRLEESDFKSLENKVELLNPLKPLENGFSIITNLNDQKITSYKQVKINEDLKVFLSDSKLLVTIKEVKANEQSK; encoded by the coding sequence ATGGAAGCAATTTTAACAGTTCAACAACTAAATGAAAATTTAAAATCTTTAATCGAAAGTCAAGATAACTTCAAATATATTTATGTAAAAGGTGAGTTATCTAACTTAACATTTAATAAATCAGGTCATATTTATTTTTCAATAAAAGATCAAAATGCTGCTATTAATTGCATGATGTGAAAATGAAATACTTCAAAAATAGAATCATTAAATCTTAAAGATGGTGTACAAATTATTTGTTATGGAAGAATAACATATTATATACCAACTGGAAGAGTTAGTTTTGAAGTAAGTGATATTAAAATTGATGGTATTGGTGATTTACAAAAACTTTATGAACAAAGATATAAACAATTAGAACAAGCTGGTTGATTTGATCCTAGTTTAAAAAAACCACTTCCTGAATTTATAAAAAACGTTGGAATTATTACAGCTGATAGTGGAGCTGCAATTAAAGATATAATTACAACAATTAAAAGAAGATTACCTTTAATTAATATTTATTTATTTGCTGCTCAAGTTCAAGGTAATCAAGCCTCAAGTGATATTGCAAATAAAATTAAACAGGCTAATAATTTTAAAATTAAATTAGATGCTTTAATTGTTGGAAGAGGTGGAGGAAGTTATGAAGATCTTTGAGCTTTTAATGAACTAGATTTATTACAAGCAATTAAAGATAGTAAAATTCCTATAATTAGTGCTGTTGGTCATGAACCTGATGTTACATTATCAGATTATGTTGCTGATATTAGAGCAGCAACTCCAACTGCTGCAGCAGAACTTGTAAGTAAAAACATTGATGAAATTAAAAATCAATTAAAGAACTATTATAAAACTTCTAATTTATTAATACTAAATAGATTAGAAAAACTAAAAGACAAATTAACTAGTGTTAAAAGTGAACAAAATAAAATTATAAACAGTCATTTAAATAATCAATATTTACAGCTTAATCAATTAAGTAGTCATAATCCAAATTTAATTCAAACTAAAATTAATGGATTAATTGATAATTTAGATGATAAAAAGCACTTTGTTTTTCAATCAATTAAAAAAATTATTGATATAAATGATAAATCAATAAATAGCTATTTAAATACTAATAGACAAAAAATATCTGATTATTTAAAAGAACAAATAACTGATTTTAACTTTATGGTTTCTACTTTTAAAGGCTTAATTAATAGCATAATAAGATTAGAAGAATCTGATTTTAAATCACTTGAAAATAAAGTTGAACTATTAAATCCTTTAAAACCTTTAGAAAATGGGTTTAGTATAATTACTAATTTAAATGATCAAAAAATAACATCATATAAACAAGTAAAAATAAATGAAGATCTAAAAGTTTTTCTATCTGATAGTAAACTATTAGTAACTATAAAAGAGGTAAAAGCTAATGAGCAATCAAAATAA
- the nusB gene encoding transcription antitermination factor NusB, whose translation METQISLSKKRKLLIQAFYKYQLINASIDYIHQDILDDVQEFNNEQLSLLTNQIADKQIELIKQIKLNISSNWKWDRIPALIRAILIVGVYEILYTDTPKPVTINEMVNYIKDVEPDFDYKFVNAVLDKFNK comes from the coding sequence ATGGAAACTCAAATAAGTCTTTCTAAAAAAAGAAAACTACTGATCCAAGCCTTTTATAAATATCAATTAATAAATGCTAGTATAGATTATATTCATCAAGATATTTTAGATGATGTTCAAGAGTTTAATAATGAACAATTATCATTACTAACTAATCAAATTGCTGATAAACAAATTGAACTTATAAAACAAATTAAATTAAATATTTCTTCAAATTGAAAATGAGATAGAATTCCTGCACTAATTAGAGCTATTTTAATAGTTGGAGTTTATGAGATTTTATATACTGATACTCCAAAACCAGTAACTATTAATGAAATGGTTAATTATATAAAAGATGTTGAACCTGATTTTGACTATAAATTTGTTAATGCAGTATTAGATAAATTTAATAAATAA
- a CDS encoding lipoprotein: protein MKKLLSIITGFSFIVTPSLFAISCTPKVQVEKNFDDITSIKNVGVFKNNQAFISRTELKEILDSGLASGRVINNSTAATNSGASGNGTTTQNNTNGKYAIERLKALAVNNFTKNQQKAWTQLEYSSMIFYKKVEPSAVNVLGYEEINKENVDKLDKGLKTVFLVFKYNNDTRESEKLEVELLPEISSGNEVIKDENLHLDLFEKPENLKLANQKSIVEVLRKPLSEISTLLNDRTNNRPNSNKENLKETEFFNNVIKELSLYLANAVKYFNSESGIVTTQPSFSYTTRSKHIYDYITKNQKDELYKRLEKVFKTEFTKINFLDVFNNFEFDANEPNKTDKKIITKIIKTSTNNSSSSTTTPAATPTPAAPAPAPAPATTR from the coding sequence ATGAAGAAATTATTATCAATAATAACAGGTTTTTCATTTATTGTTACACCTAGTTTATTTGCAATAAGTTGTACTCCAAAAGTTCAAGTTGAAAAAAACTTTGATGATATAACATCAATTAAAAATGTTGGTGTATTTAAAAATAATCAAGCATTTATTAGTAGAACTGAATTAAAAGAAATATTAGATAGTGGATTAGCAAGTGGTAGAGTAATAAATAATTCAACAGCAGCAACAAATAGTGGAGCATCAGGAAACGGAACAACTACACAAAACAATACTAATGGTAAGTACGCTATAGAAAGATTAAAAGCATTAGCTGTTAATAACTTTACTAAAAATCAACAAAAAGCTTGAACTCAGCTAGAGTACTCTTCAATGATTTTTTATAAAAAAGTAGAACCAAGTGCTGTTAATGTTTTAGGGTATGAAGAAATAAATAAAGAAAATGTTGATAAGCTAGATAAAGGATTAAAAACTGTATTTTTAGTATTTAAATATAATAATGATACTAGGGAAAGTGAAAAATTAGAAGTTGAATTATTACCTGAAATCAGTTCAGGTAATGAAGTTATAAAAGATGAAAATCTACATTTAGATCTTTTTGAAAAGCCTGAAAATCTAAAATTAGCTAATCAAAAAAGTATTGTTGAAGTTTTAAGAAAACCATTATCAGAAATTTCTACACTTCTAAACGATAGAACTAATAATCGACCAAATAGTAATAAAGAAAACCTTAAGGAAACTGAATTCTTTAATAATGTAATAAAAGAATTATCACTTTATTTAGCAAATGCTGTTAAATACTTTAATTCTGAATCAGGAATAGTTACAACTCAACCTAGTTTTTCATACACTACTAGAAGTAAACATATTTATGACTATATAACTAAGAATCAAAAAGATGAATTGTACAAGAGATTAGAAAAAGTATTTAAAACAGAATTTACTAAAATCAATTTCTTAGATGTATTTAATAATTTTGAATTTGATGCTAACGAACCTAATAAAACTGATAAAAAAATAATTACAAAGATAATAAAAACTTCAACTAATAATTCTTCTAGTTCTACAACTACACCAGCTGCAACACCTACCCCAGCTGCGCCTGCACCCGCACCTGCACCTGCAACCACTAGATAA
- a CDS encoding deoxyribonuclease IV → MDKVLLGCHVSMNRQNNYLVGSVNEAISYKANTFMIFTGPPQSTLRTSTKHLYIDQMHELMNSYKINAKDLIVHAPYIINIANSVDENKWKFSVDFLIQEVKRCEEIKIPTLVLHPGSYTTGNYKDSLNQVIKALDIVSYHQTNVKIALETMSGKGTEVCSKLEDFKYILDNVKNKDKIGVCLDTCHLHDAGYDLSKWEDFKNQIKNNFSLDKVLCIHLNDSKNMISSHKDRHANIGYGYIGFDNLVNVVFDKDFSNISKILETPFIDKNAPYKIEIEDLLNKTFTNRL, encoded by the coding sequence ATGGATAAAGTATTACTAGGTTGTCATGTAAGTATGAATAGACAAAATAACTATTTAGTTGGAAGTGTTAATGAAGCTATAAGTTATAAAGCAAATACTTTTATGATCTTTACAGGACCACCACAAAGTACATTAAGAACTTCAACTAAACACTTATATATAGATCAAATGCATGAATTAATGAATAGTTATAAAATTAATGCAAAAGATTTAATAGTACACGCTCCATACATTATTAATATTGCAAATAGTGTTGATGAAAACAAATGAAAATTTAGTGTAGATTTTTTAATTCAAGAAGTTAAAAGATGTGAAGAAATTAAAATACCAACTTTAGTTTTACATCCTGGATCTTATACAACTGGTAATTATAAAGATTCTTTAAATCAAGTTATTAAAGCTTTAGATATAGTAAGTTATCATCAAACTAATGTAAAAATTGCATTAGAAACTATGAGTGGTAAAGGTACTGAAGTTTGTTCTAAATTAGAAGATTTTAAATACATTTTAGATAATGTTAAAAATAAAGATAAAATTGGAGTTTGTTTAGATACTTGTCATTTACATGATGCTGGTTATGATTTAAGTAAATGAGAAGATTTTAAAAATCAAATAAAAAACAATTTTAGTTTAGATAAAGTTTTATGTATTCATTTAAATGATTCAAAAAATATGATAAGTTCTCATAAAGATCGTCATGCAAATATTGGTTATGGATATATTGGTTTTGATAATTTAGTTAATGTAGTGTTTGATAAAGATTTTTCTAATATTTCAAAAATTTTAGAAACTCCTTTTATAGATAAAAACGCTCCTTATAAAATAGAAATAGAAGATTTATTAAATAAGACTTTTACAAATAGGTTATAG
- a CDS encoding riboflavin kinase translates to MNNQIIALFCDFKYITTKLLNKFNKDQLIIFGYSLDENDFDYICSKDQLEIFKSQNYKFIDLKNINIDQLVNKYQFSKVHITKSFTKIDHLLNFFSNTIIEDDLLDINQAKQALINADVKKFNKIAGFNYTFSGIVTHCNHLGRTIGFPTANILTNTSLVIKNGVYLVKVTIDDQIIKYGMGDHWINRNNLKVFETYIFNFSSDIYNSKITFELLDYIRDNQKIESLDQLKALLNNDKNECLKRLEKYNG, encoded by the coding sequence ATGAATAATCAAATTATTGCTTTATTTTGTGATTTTAAGTATATAACAACTAAACTTTTAAATAAATTTAATAAAGATCAATTAATTATTTTTGGATATAGTTTAGATGAAAATGATTTTGATTATATTTGTTCAAAAGACCAATTAGAAATCTTTAAATCTCAAAATTATAAGTTTATAGATCTAAAAAACATAAATATTGATCAATTAGTTAATAAATATCAATTTTCTAAAGTACATATTACAAAAAGTTTTACAAAAATAGATCATCTTTTAAATTTTTTTTCTAATACTATTATAGAAGATGATTTATTAGATATTAATCAAGCTAAACAAGCTTTAATTAATGCTGATGTAAAAAAGTTTAATAAAATAGCTGGATTTAATTACACATTTTCTGGAATTGTAACTCATTGTAATCATTTAGGAAGAACTATTGGTTTTCCAACAGCAAATATTTTAACTAATACTAGTTTAGTAATTAAAAATGGTGTTTATTTAGTAAAAGTAACTATAGATGATCAAATTATTAAATATGGTATGGGAGATCATTGAATCAATAGAAATAATTTAAAAGTTTTTGAAACTTATATCTTTAATTTTAGTAGTGATATTTACAATAGTAAAATTACTTTTGAACTACTAGATTATATTAGAGATAATCAAAAAATAGAAAGTTTAGATCAACTAAAAGCATTATTAAATAATGATAAAAACGAATGTTTAAAAAGATTGGAGAAATATAATGGATAA